The DNA region CCGGCCCCGCAGCAGAGCCATTGGCAGGCGGATCATCGTCGGCAATAACCCTCGAAGAGCCAGATGGCTCAGGACAGCTTTGGGCCAAGGTCTCGTTTGCCGACCGCCCGCTGCTCACCAAAGGCTCGCGCTATGCCCTCGTCATCGACCCGGTGACGAAGAGTGGGGAAAATGCCTCATTCGTCATGAACATTGACTGGGAGAACTCTGATCACGACTTCAAACCTTGGGTTCGTAACGGTGCAGACGGCTGGCAAGGCTACTCCACCGGGTACCTGGTTTTCACCTCTCAGCTTGTCACCCGATTCGTGGCCCCGACCGAGCCAGCGCTCAAGCGCGCCAGCGCATGCGGCGTCGAAGCGAGGGTCAGCCTTCCCAATGACGAGGGTGTCATCTACAGCGAAACCCGCGACGGTGACGTCATCACCGTGACCGCCGCCGCAGCCGAGGGCTACTTCCTCGAGGCTGGAGCGACCACCGAGTGGCAGTTCACGGTCACCGCCGAGACCTGCCCAGAGCCCAAAGACCCCTCGGTAACGACTCCCGAAGACCCTCAGGAGCCGGTGGACCCTGCTGAACCAGCCGATCCTTCTGAGCCCACTGAGCAGCCCTCAGAGCCGACCGCGTCAAAGCCGACAACCGACGCCAAGACGCCCAGCACCCCCGAAAGCCTTGCATCAACCGGCGGCAACCCCGGCATGATCGGGCTCGCAGCGGTAGCCGCGATCACGCTCGGTGCCGCCCTCGTCGTACTGCGCAGAGCCCGCTCGGCACGCGCGTAGCGCGCGATCCGCAACCAATATGTCGCGATCACCTCGCGGCCCCTTAGAGCACCGCCGAGAGAAACTCTCTCGTGCGGTGCTCTTTTGGATTATTGAAGAGGGTTTCAGGATCGCCCTCTTCAACGATGCTGCCGTTATCGAACATCAGCACGCGGTTTGAAACCTCGCGTGCAAACTGGATCTCGTGCGTCACGATGAGCATGGTGACATCGGTGTCGCGCGCGATATCAGTGAGAATACCGAGCACCTCGCCCACGACCTCGGGGTCGAGCGCACTCGTGACCTCATCGAGCAACAGAATCTCTGGGTCCATCGCGAGCGCTCGCGCAATCGCGACGCGCTGCTGCTGCCCGCCCGAAAGTTGCGAGGGGTGCGCATCGGCTTTGTCGGGCAAACCGACCTTCTCAAGCAGCTCGTAGGCGTGTGCTTTAGCCTTCGCCTTCGGCACCCCGAGCACGTGCACGGGCGCCTCGATAATGTTCTCGAGCACGGTCATGTTCGGGAACAGGTTGAACTGCTGAAACACCATCCCGATGCGCTTTCGCATCTCGTTCTTGTGCTTCTCTTTGAGCTCGACGCGCTTGCCGTTCACCTCGCGGTGGGTGAGTGGCTTGCCGTCGATGTAAATGTACCCACCGTTTGCCTCTTCGAGCGTCATGACGAGCCGCAGAATGGTCGTCTTACCCGAGCCCGAGGGGCCGATGAGCGTGACCCGGTCGCCCTTGCGCACTGAGAAGTCGAGCCCCTTGAGCACGACGTGGTCGCCAAAGCGCTTCTCGACGCCATCGAAGTGGATCGCGGGCGTCTCGCCGTTGGCAATCGTAATTGCCCCGGTGTGGGTTGCCGGCGAGTGCTCGAACTGCACCTCGACCGGCTCTTCTGAAGGGTTAGGCGTTATTGACAAGTCGTTTCTCCATTCGCCCGATCACGAGTGAGGTCGGGTAGCTAGCAAGTAAGAAGATCACGCCGGCGATCGTGATCGCTTCGATGTAGCGAAAGTGCTGGCCGCCGAACAGTTGTGCGGCGCGCACAAGCTCGGTGACGGTGATCGCCATGAGAAAGGGGGTGTCTTTAAACATCGCGATCACGTAGTTGCCCAGCGAGGGCAGCGTGCTTCTGATGGCCTGCGGAATGATGACGGCCCACCAGGTGCGGCCGCGTGACATGCTGAGTGCCGTGCTCGCCTCCCACTGCCCCGCGGGAACCGCTTCGATGCCCGCGCGATAGCTCTCGGCCATGTAGGTGGCGTAGTGCACCCCAAACACGATCACGCCGAGAGTGAGCGGTGAGACGCTCGAAAAGGCGTAATAGACGAACAGCAACTGCACAACGATCGGGGTCATACGTATGAAATTCACGACAAAACCGAGCGCGAGCGCGATGGGGCGAGGCGCGCTTCGCCTCGTGACAGCGATCACGAGACCGAGCAGCGCAGCAATCACACTGCCGAGCACCGTGACGAGAAGGGTCACCTTCACAAAGGCGCCGAGCAAGATGGGTAGCGCTTCGAGCGCGTAGTCCCAGTTCCAGAGTGCGTCTTGCATTACTTCGTCACCCCCTGACCGTTGCTGGGGCGAATAGCATCTTGTGCGGCGGTTACCTTCGAGGTCGAGCCGCGAAGCATTTCGCCGAATGATTTACCGCGGCCAAGCTTCTGCTTAGCGCGCGCCTCGAGCATAATCATGACGAGGCTGAACGCCCACGCCAGAGCGAAGTAGAGCAGCAGGCCAACCGTGTAGGCGAAGAAGACGTTCGTGTCGATGCGCAGCTTGTTGAGCGAAGCCGTGAGGTCAAACATCGTGATGAAGCTCACAATCGCCGTACCTTTGAGCAGCAGCACGAGCAGGTTACTGAGCGAAGGCAACATGATGGCCCACGCCTGCGGAAAAATCACGCGACGCATGCGACCAAAGCGCGACATACTGAGCGCCGTCGTGGCCTCCCATTGACCGCTCGGAACCGCGTTGATCGACCCACGAACGACCTCTGCTCCGTAGGCCCCATAGTTCAGCCCCAGGCCTAAGATACCGACAAAAATCGGCGTAAGTTCGTAGCCGAACAGCGGCAACACAAAGAAGAGAAAGAAGAGCTGCACGACAAGCGAGGTGCCACGAAAGAATTCGATGACCACACGAGCAATACCACGTACGAGGCCGTGTTGCGACAGGGCCATAAGCCCCAGCACAACAGAGATGATGAGCGCGAGAAGGGCGCCGCCGAGCG from Leucobacter sp. UCMA 4100 includes:
- the ehuC gene encoding ectoine/hydroxyectoine ABC transporter permease subunit EhuC, with translation MVENLEALGRAWPRIMEGLGITVTLTLGGALLALIISVVLGLMALSQHGLVRGIARVVIEFFRGTSLVVQLFFLFFVLPLFGYELTPIFVGILGLGLNYGAYGAEVVRGSINAVPSGQWEATTALSMSRFGRMRRVIFPQAWAIMLPSLSNLLVLLLKGTAIVSFITMFDLTASLNKLRIDTNVFFAYTVGLLLYFALAWAFSLVMIMLEARAKQKLGRGKSFGEMLRGSTSKVTAAQDAIRPSNGQGVTK
- the ehuD gene encoding ectoine/hydroxyectoine ABC transporter permease subunit EhuD, with translation MQDALWNWDYALEALPILLGAFVKVTLLVTVLGSVIAALLGLVIAVTRRSAPRPIALALGFVVNFIRMTPIVVQLLFVYYAFSSVSPLTLGVIVFGVHYATYMAESYRAGIEAVPAGQWEASTALSMSRGRTWWAVIIPQAIRSTLPSLGNYVIAMFKDTPFLMAITVTELVRAAQLFGGQHFRYIEAITIAGVIFLLASYPTSLVIGRMEKRLVNNA
- the ehuA gene encoding ectoine/hydroxyectoine ABC transporter ATP-binding protein EhuA, with the protein product MTIANGETPAIHFDGVEKRFGDHVVLKGLDFSVRKGDRVTLIGPSGSGKTTILRLVMTLEEANGGYIYIDGKPLTHREVNGKRVELKEKHKNEMRKRIGMVFQQFNLFPNMTVLENIIEAPVHVLGVPKAKAKAHAYELLEKVGLPDKADAHPSQLSGGQQQRVAIARALAMDPEILLLDEVTSALDPEVVGEVLGILTDIARDTDVTMLIVTHEIQFAREVSNRVLMFDNGSIVEEGDPETLFNNPKEHRTREFLSAVL